A part of Amblyraja radiata isolate CabotCenter1 chromosome 35, sAmbRad1.1.pri, whole genome shotgun sequence genomic DNA contains:
- the qtrt1 gene encoding queuine tRNA-ribosyltransferase catalytic subunit 1 translates to MTAGAARRVRSLTSAPQPNLLPALPPSHRALIGQRLPPTCLLIGRRGAQPCAATSGLYLLPPCVCVCVRLSMAAPLSLRIGAECPVTRARLCRLRLPHQALHTPVFMPVGTQGTLKGIAVPQLEALGCHICLGNTYHLGMRPGPDLIAKANGLHGFMNWRRALLTDSGGFQMVSLVKLAEVTEEGVRFCSPYDGEEILLSPEKSIEIQNALGSDIMMQLDDVVSSTVTGPRVEEAMYRSIRWLDRCIAANKNPEKQNLFAIIQGGLDAELRKKCLKEMIKRDIPGFAIGGLSGGEEKDHFWRMVMLSTEYLPRDKPRYLMGVGYATDLVVCVALGCDMFDCVFPTRTARFGSALVPWGSLQLKHRQYAKDFKPIDEECTCPTCKRYTRAYLHALFKSDTAALHHITIHNIAYQLNLMSSIRESIQQRRFPEFIQQFMKRMYGSADKYPRWAVDALSAVNVKLE, encoded by the exons ATGACTGCGGGGGCCGCACGGCGCGTGCGCAGCCTCACGTCCGCGCCGCAACCCAACCTGCtgcccgccctccctccctcccaccgcgCCCTGATTGGACAGCGGCTCCCCCCTACGTGTCTCCTCATTGGCCGGCGGGGCGCGCAAC cctgtgcagcgacgtctggTCTGTATCTCctccccccgtgtgtgtgtgtgtgtgtccgcctCTCCATGGCCGCCCCGCTGTCGCTGCGGATCGGTGCCGAGTGCCCGGTGACCCGCGCCCGCCTCTGCCGCCTGCGGCTCCCGCACCAGGCGCTTCACACGCCCGTCTTCATGCCCGTCGGCACACAGGGCACGTTAAAGGGCATCGCTGTCCCGCAGCTGGAGGCGCTCGGATGCCACATCTGTCTGGGGAACACCTACCACCTGGGCATGAGgccg GGTCCTGATCTGATCGCTAAAGCAAACGGGCTGCACGGTTTCATGAACTGGAGGAGGGCCTTGCTAACG gaTAGCGGTGGATTCCAGATGGTGTCCTTGGTGAAGCTGGCAGAAGTCACAGAAGAAGGGGTGCGCTTTTGTTCCCCCTATGACGGGGAGGAGATCCTCCTGTCACCAGAGAAGTCGATTGAAATTCAAAATGCACTGG GTTCAGACATCATGATGCAGTTGGATGACGTTGTGAGCAGTACTGTGACTGGTCCCAGAGTGGAAGAAGCCATGTACAG GTCGATCCGCTGGTTGGATCGTTGCATCGCAGCAAACAAGAACCCAGAGAAGCAGAACCTGTTTGCAATCATCCAGGGTGGTCTGGATGCTGAACTGCGTAAGAAATGTCTGAAAG AGATGATCAAGCGTGATATTCCTGGTTTTGCTATTGGAGGattgagtggaggggaggagaaggatcaCTTCTGGAGGATGGTGATGCTCAGCACTGAATACTTGCCACGGGACAAGCCACGttacctgatgggagtggg GTATGCAACAGATCTCGTGGTTTGTGTGGCTCTTGGCTGCGACATGTTTGACTGTGTGTTTCCCACACGGACAGCG CGGTTTGGCTCAGCGCTTGTTCCCTGGGGATCGCTGCAGTTGAAACACAGACAATACGCCAAGGATTTCAAGCCTATCGATGAGGAATGCACCTGTCCTACCTGCAAGAG GTATACACGAGCATATCTCCATGCCTTGTTCAAGAGTGACACGGCCGCACTCCACCACATCACGATCCACAACATTGCTTACCAG TTGAACCTGATGAGCTCCATCCGTGAAAGCATTCAGCAGAGGCGGTTCCCGGAGTTCATTCAACAGTTTATGAAGCGGATGTATGGAAGTGCCGACAAATACCCCCGCTGGGCTGTTGACGCACTCAGCGCTGTCAACGTTAAGTTGGAGTAG